One stretch of Corynebacterium auriscanis DNA includes these proteins:
- the pyrE gene encoding orotate phosphoribosyltransferase, with amino-acid sequence MSVDESKKQRLAELVKELAVVHGKVTLSSGKEADYYVDLRRATLHREASKLIGQLLRELTADWDYAHVGGLTLGADPVATSIMHAGEGVDAFVVRKEAKKHGMQRRIEGPSIEGKRVLIVEDTTTTGNSPLTAVAAAREAGATVVGVATVVDRATGAKDVIEAEGVEYRSLLGLEDLGLAGA; translated from the coding sequence ATGAGCGTCGACGAAAGCAAGAAGCAGCGATTGGCTGAGCTGGTAAAGGAACTGGCCGTGGTCCACGGCAAGGTGACGTTGTCCTCGGGCAAGGAAGCCGATTACTACGTGGATCTGCGCCGTGCCACGCTGCACCGCGAAGCCTCCAAACTCATCGGCCAGTTGCTGCGCGAGCTGACGGCGGATTGGGATTACGCTCACGTCGGTGGCCTGACGTTGGGTGCCGATCCGGTAGCAACCTCGATCATGCACGCAGGCGAGGGCGTGGATGCTTTCGTCGTGCGCAAGGAAGCCAAGAAGCACGGCATGCAGCGCCGCATCGAAGGGCCCAGCATCGAGGGCAAGCGGGTCCTGATTGTGGAGGACACCACCACCACGGGTAACTCTCCACTTACGGCAGTAGCTGCCGCGCGTGAAGCCGGTGCAACCGTCGTCGGCGTGGCCACTGTCGTGGACCGTGCCACTGGTGCCAAGGATGTAATTGAAGCCGAGGGTGTGGAGTACCGCTCCCTGCTGGGCCTCGAAGATCTGGGGTTGGCGGGTGCCTAA
- a CDS encoding TrmH family RNA methyltransferase codes for MGVGPWEEQYPGAPRPAEAHFDPRLLDEGDRRNVVDAYRYWRLEAIVADIDSRRHALHIAIENFDNDSNIGTVVRTANAFAVDTVHIVGRKRWNRRGAMVTDRYQHLAHHADVASVLEFARAHDLTVVAVDNTPGSVPLETADLPQRCLLLFGQEGPGVTPEAQQAASQTVSIAQFGSTRSINAGVAAGIAMHAWIRQHADLSQAW; via the coding sequence GTGGGGGTCGGGCCGTGGGAAGAGCAATACCCAGGCGCGCCCCGGCCTGCGGAAGCACACTTCGACCCCCGACTGTTGGACGAAGGCGATCGCCGCAACGTCGTTGATGCGTACCGATACTGGCGCTTGGAAGCCATCGTGGCCGATATTGATTCTCGGCGCCACGCGTTGCATATCGCGATCGAAAACTTCGACAACGATTCCAACATCGGCACTGTCGTACGCACCGCGAATGCTTTCGCGGTGGACACGGTGCACATCGTGGGCCGGAAACGCTGGAATCGACGGGGTGCTATGGTGACCGACCGCTACCAGCACCTCGCGCATCATGCGGATGTCGCCAGTGTGTTGGAATTCGCGCGCGCCCACGACCTTACGGTGGTGGCGGTGGACAACACACCGGGCAGTGTGCCCCTGGAAACCGCGGACCTGCCTCAACGTTGCTTATTGCTGTTTGGCCAGGAAGGTCCTGGTGTTACCCCAGAGGCGCAGCAGGCCGCTTCACAAACGGTATCCATTGCCCAGTTTGGTTCCACTCGCTCTATTAATGCGGGTGTGGCTGCAGGCATTGCCATGCATGCGTGGATCCGGCAGCACGCGGATCTTTCTCAAGCGTGGTAA
- a CDS encoding glycoside hydrolase family 76 protein, with translation MIVQERWDHRADLAEQAIEERHSARLWGLPLTNLGLIAWPPTSRDRLFVRWHYWWQAHYIDNLVDASLRRPTKARQADIRRTLRAMRIRNLRRLSRNNYYDDKAWLALAMGRVGQLDKMATPRGYEDLVENIFQGIDGLTGVLPWRTSETFYNVPTNGPAAILATRVGRLDIAEHILDWIFTHLINEDGLVMDGLRMRMHGPEVEPAVYSYCQGVVLGACVELAIAQRDAAGVDRDAVSEVGMTSITRARGLIEAIARTHINADGVLDWPSFGGDGGLFNGILMRYLALAATSLPSSRRRGEEAQRTARDIVKRTAESAWRYRLEVDGLPVFPAEWTRDAMMPQSGGLVGATIAGAVASSDIAERDLSVQLGGWMLMEAMCRVVRDESDYEN, from the coding sequence ATGATTGTGCAAGAACGATGGGATCACCGCGCAGACCTAGCGGAACAAGCAATTGAGGAACGGCACTCTGCCCGCCTTTGGGGATTGCCGTTAACCAATTTGGGTCTCATCGCATGGCCGCCCACCAGCAGGGACAGGCTTTTTGTTCGTTGGCATTACTGGTGGCAGGCTCACTACATTGACAATTTGGTCGACGCCTCGCTGCGCCGCCCTACCAAAGCCCGCCAGGCTGACATTCGTCGCACGCTTCGGGCAATGCGTATTCGCAACCTACGTCGACTAAGTCGTAATAACTATTACGACGATAAAGCGTGGCTGGCACTTGCCATGGGTCGGGTTGGCCAACTGGATAAAATGGCCACCCCGCGGGGGTATGAGGACTTGGTGGAGAATATCTTCCAGGGAATTGATGGGCTTACGGGTGTGCTGCCGTGGCGTACCAGTGAAACCTTTTACAACGTCCCAACTAATGGACCCGCAGCAATTCTGGCCACGCGTGTGGGGCGGTTGGATATTGCCGAGCACATTCTGGATTGGATCTTTACCCATCTGATCAATGAGGACGGCCTGGTCATGGACGGATTGCGCATGCGCATGCATGGGCCGGAAGTGGAACCGGCGGTATATAGCTACTGCCAGGGTGTGGTCCTGGGAGCGTGTGTGGAATTGGCCATTGCACAACGCGATGCTGCTGGGGTGGACCGGGACGCGGTATCGGAGGTTGGCATGACCTCCATTACCCGGGCTCGCGGATTGATCGAAGCCATTGCACGTACGCACATTAATGCTGACGGGGTTCTTGATTGGCCATCTTTCGGAGGCGATGGAGGCCTATTCAACGGCATCCTCATGCGCTACTTGGCACTAGCCGCGACGAGTTTGCCATCATCGCGGCGTCGAGGTGAAGAAGCCCAACGCACCGCCCGAGACATAGTGAAAAGGACCGCGGAATCCGCGTGGCGCTACCGCCTGGAAGTCGACGGCCTGCCGGTGTTTCCCGCGGAGTGGACTCGCGATGCCATGATGCCCCAATCCGGAGGGTTGGTCGGTGCAACCATCGCCGGTGCGGTAGCCAGTTCGGACATCGCAGAACGCGATCTATCGGTGCAATTGGGCGGGTGGATGTTAATGGAAGCGATGTGCCGCGTTGTTCGGGACGAATCCGACTACGAGAACTAA
- the fbaA gene encoding class II fructose-bisphosphate aldolase produces the protein MPIATPAVYRDMLDKAKEGGYAFPAINCTSSETINAALKGFADAESDGIIQFSIGGAEFGSGLNVKNKVAGATALAAFAHEAAKYYGVNVALHTDHCQKEVLDDYVRPLIEISRKRVEAGEDPLFQSHMWDGSAVPIDENLEIAQELLEKSKAANIVLEIEIGVVGGEEDGVQAKAGANLYTTEEDFEKTVDALGTGENGRYLLAATFGNVHGVYKPGNVKLRPEILDMGQKVATKKLGLAEGSQPFDFVFHGGSGSEKEKIEEALRYGVIKMNVDTDTQYAFTRPVASHMFSNYDGVLKIDGEVGNKKAYDPRSYLKKAEEAMSVRVVEACNDLHSAGKTLGK, from the coding sequence ATGCCAATTGCAACCCCCGCCGTCTATCGCGACATGCTCGACAAGGCAAAGGAGGGCGGATACGCTTTCCCCGCAATTAACTGCACGTCTTCCGAGACCATCAATGCAGCTCTGAAGGGTTTTGCTGACGCGGAGTCCGACGGCATCATCCAGTTTTCGATCGGCGGTGCGGAGTTCGGTTCCGGCCTGAACGTTAAGAACAAGGTCGCCGGTGCTACTGCGCTGGCCGCTTTCGCCCACGAGGCCGCAAAGTACTATGGCGTGAACGTGGCCCTGCACACCGACCACTGCCAGAAGGAAGTTCTGGACGACTACGTTCGTCCGCTCATCGAGATTTCCCGCAAGCGCGTGGAGGCTGGCGAGGACCCATTGTTCCAGTCCCACATGTGGGATGGTTCTGCTGTGCCGATCGACGAGAACCTCGAGATCGCCCAGGAACTGCTGGAGAAGTCCAAGGCCGCCAACATTGTCTTGGAAATTGAGATCGGCGTTGTCGGCGGTGAAGAAGATGGCGTGCAGGCCAAGGCCGGCGCGAATCTGTACACCACCGAAGAGGACTTCGAAAAGACCGTGGATGCACTGGGAACCGGAGAAAACGGCCGCTACCTGTTGGCAGCCACCTTCGGCAACGTGCATGGAGTATACAAGCCGGGCAACGTGAAGCTGCGCCCAGAAATCTTGGATATGGGCCAGAAGGTCGCCACCAAGAAGCTGGGCTTGGCTGAAGGCTCCCAGCCGTTTGACTTCGTCTTCCATGGTGGCTCCGGCTCCGAGAAGGAGAAGATTGAAGAAGCCCTGCGCTACGGCGTGATTAAGATGAACGTGGATACGGATACCCAGTATGCGTTCACTCGCCCAGTGGCTTCCCACATGTTCAGCAACTACGACGGTGTGCTGAAAATCGACGGCGAGGTCGGTAACAAGAAGGCCTACGATCCTCGCTCCTACCTGAAGAAAGCTGAAGAGGCTATGTCTGTCCGCGTGGTGGAGGCCTGCAACGACCTGCACTCCGCTGGCAAGACTTTGGGTAAGTAA
- a CDS encoding DUF3151 domain-containing protein, whose amino-acid sequence MSEQLRHGRDLFGSEKPETRLPEEFASNITADDAGANIDALEKLVAADLKDSGAWAALALRLVEMEEPVKAYACARTGYHRGLDALRGNGWRGTGPVPWDHEPNQGVLRAIGALVVTAKLLGEDDEVIRCLNLLHDCDPAAVPAMGLDR is encoded by the coding sequence ATGTCAGAACAGCTACGTCACGGTCGGGACCTGTTTGGTTCCGAGAAGCCAGAGACCCGCTTGCCGGAGGAATTCGCCAGCAACATCACCGCTGACGATGCCGGAGCGAATATCGACGCGCTAGAGAAGCTGGTTGCAGCGGACCTCAAAGATTCGGGGGCATGGGCGGCACTGGCTCTGCGTCTCGTGGAGATGGAAGAACCCGTGAAGGCATATGCCTGCGCCCGGACCGGATACCACCGCGGGCTGGATGCTCTGCGTGGCAATGGCTGGCGCGGCACCGGCCCTGTGCCGTGGGATCATGAGCCCAACCAGGGCGTATTGCGCGCCATAGGTGCGCTCGTGGTCACCGCTAAGCTGCTGGGTGAAGATGATGAAGTCATCCGCTGCCTGAATTTGCTCCATGACTGCGATCCAGCAGCGGTCCCTGCTATGGGCTTGGATCGGTGA
- a CDS encoding endonuclease/exonuclease/phosphatase family protein: protein MRSNPNSYARNLSLIVLAGSLFWLSSIIWPISWTASKPYVAELQASAWVAVVIAVGAIGSLKSLRRACVFAMIAVLAATIVPRIPAFSIFQSSPTLRVMALNTYFGGAQEKEIIAAVEKVGPDVLVLSETNPLEASAVARATDMQVMTEVHPGEGADGTTILTKTEWGNRNDVKAELVRGITRFQMPHVTATPPVDSDNSSDSSADGDASSHRRPVEIYGVHSLAPAGRDRGPWVRELENIARMVGKNPGHNGRNIVIAGDFNATRSHPAFRQIDLDDCTGHMAHTPTWPTSTPVIRIDHVLTSGDCTGGGVVTVKGTDHRAVWADLAFKED, encoded by the coding sequence GTGAGGTCGAACCCCAATAGCTACGCAAGGAACCTGTCCCTCATAGTTTTGGCGGGTTCCCTGTTTTGGCTGTCCAGCATTATCTGGCCGATTTCATGGACAGCTTCCAAACCGTATGTTGCTGAACTTCAGGCCAGTGCGTGGGTCGCGGTAGTTATCGCCGTCGGCGCGATTGGCAGTTTGAAGTCCCTGCGTAGGGCATGTGTTTTCGCTATGATCGCCGTGCTGGCCGCAACCATTGTCCCGCGTATTCCGGCTTTCTCTATTTTCCAATCCTCACCCACGCTTCGGGTGATGGCGCTGAATACTTATTTTGGTGGGGCACAGGAAAAGGAGATCATCGCGGCGGTCGAAAAGGTTGGGCCGGATGTGTTGGTCCTCTCGGAAACTAATCCATTGGAAGCTTCCGCGGTAGCTCGAGCCACGGACATGCAAGTGATGACCGAAGTTCACCCGGGGGAGGGGGCTGACGGCACCACGATTCTGACCAAAACGGAGTGGGGGAACCGTAATGATGTCAAGGCCGAGCTAGTCAGAGGGATCACACGGTTCCAGATGCCCCACGTCACGGCCACTCCGCCGGTCGATTCGGATAATTCTTCGGATTCCTCTGCAGATGGGGATGCCTCCTCTCATCGACGCCCAGTAGAAATCTACGGTGTTCATTCTTTGGCTCCCGCTGGGCGCGACCGCGGGCCATGGGTTCGTGAGCTGGAGAATATTGCGCGAATGGTTGGCAAAAACCCGGGCCACAACGGCCGGAACATTGTCATCGCTGGCGATTTCAACGCCACTCGTTCGCACCCTGCTTTCCGCCAGATTGACCTGGACGACTGCACGGGCCACATGGCGCACACGCCAACGTGGCCAACGAGCACGCCAGTAATCCGCATCGATCATGTTTTGACGTCTGGGGACTGCACGGGCGGTGGAGTGGTTACAGTCAAGGGAACTGATCATCGAGCCGTCTGGGCTGATCTTGCATTCAAGGAGGATTGA
- a CDS encoding FUSC family protein has translation MSEQWVESADPRRPARERLRHLIRRTPGAQEAARSLRQISPQRALERVRETSIFALQCAIAAGIALLVAEQVFNHQAAFFAPIAAIISLGLSEGKRLRRGFELVLGAAVGIGIGDAVISVTGTGYWQVSLAVLAAILSATFIDRSVVVPMQAATTAVVVTTIIPPGTSGAMDRMVDALIGGVIGLLVLAIVPNSPLRTARREMSRLIAKTSLVLDDVAAGMEARDGDAIYEALETARGTQTLVNAMLQSVDGGSEMVSVSPMYWSARRHSRSMRRVLVPADNLMRNARVLARRAEIMIEDEVQSTEELIDLIRGLSDELGRLAGLFATGGTRGTREEAIKIPSIVRSLQRLAARTGMEAAEGTGLSGSVVLAQVRSMIVDALQVCGYSRKSAMAALAPTVERPWFAPEIWDGDDQPSGGNNRDRDDGDD, from the coding sequence ATGAGTGAGCAGTGGGTAGAGTCCGCGGATCCCCGCCGACCAGCGAGGGAGCGGTTGCGGCATCTAATTCGTCGCACCCCGGGAGCGCAAGAGGCTGCCCGTTCGTTACGTCAGATATCTCCCCAGCGGGCTCTCGAGCGAGTTCGGGAAACGTCCATTTTTGCCCTGCAATGCGCAATTGCCGCGGGAATTGCGCTGCTGGTTGCGGAGCAGGTATTCAATCACCAAGCCGCGTTCTTTGCGCCCATCGCGGCCATCATCAGTTTGGGCTTGTCCGAAGGCAAGCGTTTGCGCCGCGGTTTTGAATTGGTTTTGGGCGCCGCGGTGGGAATCGGCATTGGTGATGCGGTGATCTCGGTGACGGGCACCGGGTATTGGCAGGTTTCCCTTGCAGTCCTCGCTGCCATCTTGAGCGCTACTTTTATTGACCGTTCCGTCGTGGTTCCCATGCAGGCTGCCACTACCGCGGTTGTTGTGACTACCATCATTCCACCCGGCACGTCCGGGGCGATGGACCGCATGGTGGATGCACTGATAGGCGGTGTCATTGGATTGTTGGTGCTGGCGATCGTTCCAAATTCTCCGCTTCGTACAGCGCGCCGGGAGATGTCGCGCCTGATTGCGAAAACATCCTTGGTTCTCGACGATGTGGCAGCGGGTATGGAGGCTCGTGATGGAGATGCCATTTACGAGGCTTTGGAAACTGCCCGCGGCACTCAAACATTGGTCAACGCGATGCTGCAAAGTGTGGATGGTGGCTCAGAAATGGTCAGTGTTTCGCCGATGTATTGGTCGGCGCGGAGGCATTCACGGTCGATGAGACGCGTGCTCGTCCCCGCGGATAACCTCATGCGTAACGCCCGCGTGCTTGCCCGCCGTGCGGAGATCATGATTGAAGATGAAGTGCAATCCACCGAGGAGCTCATTGACCTTATCCGGGGCCTTTCCGATGAGCTTGGCCGTTTGGCGGGGCTTTTCGCTACGGGTGGAACTAGGGGTACGCGTGAGGAAGCGATCAAAATCCCAAGTATTGTGCGTAGCTTGCAGCGCTTGGCAGCACGAACGGGGATGGAAGCTGCCGAAGGCACGGGGTTGTCCGGTTCTGTGGTGCTCGCTCAGGTGCGTTCGATGATTGTGGATGCCCTGCAGGTATGCGGATACTCCCGCAAGTCTGCGATGGCGGCGCTGGCCCCTACGGTGGAGCGCCCCTGGTTCGCCCCTGAGATTTGGGATGGGGATGACCAACCGTCTGGTGGCAACAATCGGGATCGTGATGACGGGGATGATTAG
- a CDS encoding adenylosuccinate synthase has protein sequence MAAIIVVGAQWGDEGKGKATDILGGHVDYVVKPNGGNNAGHTVVVGGEKYELKLLPAGVLSENATPIIGNGCVVNLEALFEEIDGLEARGANASRLRVSANAQLVAPYHVAIDRVAERFLGKRAIGTTGRGIGPTYADKVSRVGIRAQDLLDESILRQKIESALEQKNQILVKIYNRKAVEVEEVVQYFLSYADRLAPMLIDATTELNLALDQGKHVLMEGGQATMLDVDHGTYPFVTSSNPTTGGACVGAGIGPTRITASLGIIKAYTTRVGAGPFPTELFDKWGEFLQTTGGEVGVNTGRKRRCGWYDSVIARYASRVNGFTDYFLTKLDVLTGIGEIPICVAYDVDGVRHDEMPMTQTEFHHATPIYETMPAWEEDITGCKTFDELPEKAQDYVKRLEELSGCRISYIGVGPGRDQTIVINDVLQS, from the coding sequence ATGGCAGCAATCATCGTCGTCGGCGCCCAGTGGGGTGACGAGGGTAAGGGTAAGGCTACCGACATCCTCGGAGGGCACGTCGATTACGTGGTGAAGCCCAATGGTGGCAACAATGCGGGCCACACAGTCGTGGTTGGTGGCGAGAAATACGAGCTGAAGCTGCTCCCTGCAGGCGTGCTATCGGAAAATGCCACCCCGATCATCGGCAACGGTTGCGTGGTGAACCTCGAGGCGCTGTTCGAGGAAATTGATGGGTTGGAGGCCCGCGGCGCCAATGCTTCCCGCCTGCGCGTGTCTGCCAATGCGCAGCTGGTTGCGCCGTACCACGTGGCTATCGATCGTGTGGCGGAGCGCTTCCTCGGCAAGCGTGCCATCGGCACCACCGGCCGTGGCATCGGCCCAACTTACGCAGACAAGGTCTCTCGCGTGGGTATCCGCGCCCAAGACTTGCTGGATGAATCGATCCTGCGCCAGAAGATCGAGTCAGCACTGGAGCAGAAAAACCAGATCCTTGTCAAGATCTACAACCGCAAGGCCGTTGAGGTTGAAGAAGTCGTGCAATACTTCCTCTCCTATGCTGATCGCCTCGCGCCGATGCTCATCGATGCCACCACGGAGCTCAACCTGGCTCTGGACCAAGGCAAGCACGTGCTTATGGAAGGCGGCCAGGCCACCATGCTGGACGTTGACCATGGTACGTACCCATTCGTGACGTCATCCAACCCCACCACGGGTGGGGCATGTGTCGGTGCGGGTATTGGCCCAACCCGCATTACCGCGTCGCTGGGAATCATCAAGGCGTACACCACCCGAGTAGGTGCCGGGCCGTTCCCCACCGAGCTTTTCGATAAGTGGGGTGAGTTCCTGCAGACCACTGGTGGGGAGGTCGGAGTGAATACCGGCCGTAAGCGCCGTTGTGGCTGGTACGACAGCGTGATTGCCCGCTACGCCTCCCGCGTGAATGGTTTTACCGATTACTTCCTTACCAAGCTGGACGTGCTGACAGGCATTGGGGAGATCCCGATTTGTGTGGCCTATGACGTGGACGGTGTGCGCCACGATGAAATGCCGATGACGCAGACCGAATTCCACCACGCCACCCCGATTTATGAGACCATGCCTGCGTGGGAAGAGGACATCACCGGGTGCAAAACTTTCGACGAGCTTCCTGAAAAGGCGCAGGATTACGTGAAGCGCCTCGAGGAGCTATCGGGTTGCCGGATTTCTTACATCGGCGTGGGCCCAGGCCGAGATCAGACCATCGTTATCAACGACGTGCTGCAAAGTTAG
- a CDS encoding GNAT family N-acetyltransferase, whose protein sequence is MTEHSWINDLPHTISGPGDLSLRRVTPERAVELQRYYDSVLTPAARAELFRFFTRPVFPLSSFITDATRVTYTLYNGDSPVAQTSVYNADEKTKSVTFGYTFVLPRERGAGHNTTMKTLLFRELASRGVREVWFRMDEANEPSRRGVERAGAQFSHVEDAPREYPDGRGGTSIFFRRPLQQPDWVFAASNGFAVRVQNLDELESLTQVALNSGMEQGVEWIQIQHAQEPELFVAFDRMPEGWRVSTDEGHAQVVSDVQDQALEANQAARLLARFL, encoded by the coding sequence ATGACTGAACATTCCTGGATTAATGATCTGCCGCACACCATCAGTGGCCCCGGCGATTTATCGCTGCGACGTGTGACACCCGAGCGTGCCGTTGAACTGCAGCGTTATTACGATTCGGTCCTGACCCCCGCCGCTCGCGCTGAACTGTTTCGCTTTTTTACTCGGCCTGTTTTCCCCTTAAGCTCCTTTATTACCGACGCCACACGCGTGACCTACACGCTCTACAACGGTGACTCGCCGGTGGCTCAAACGTCCGTGTATAACGCGGACGAGAAAACGAAATCCGTTACGTTTGGATACACCTTTGTGCTGCCGCGCGAAAGGGGAGCCGGCCACAACACCACGATGAAGACCCTGCTGTTCCGCGAATTGGCCTCCCGTGGTGTGCGGGAGGTGTGGTTCCGTATGGATGAAGCCAACGAGCCATCCCGCCGCGGCGTGGAACGTGCTGGGGCACAGTTTTCTCATGTAGAGGACGCGCCCCGCGAGTACCCCGACGGCAGGGGGGGAACTTCCATATTCTTCCGTCGCCCGTTGCAGCAACCTGATTGGGTGTTTGCCGCCTCCAACGGATTCGCCGTGCGTGTGCAGAACCTCGACGAGTTAGAAAGTTTGACCCAAGTGGCTTTGAATTCGGGGATGGAGCAGGGCGTCGAATGGATTCAAATCCAGCATGCGCAGGAGCCAGAACTCTTTGTGGCCTTCGACCGTATGCCGGAGGGGTGGCGTGTCAGTACGGACGAGGGGCACGCGCAGGTGGTGTCGGACGTGCAGGACCAGGCGCTGGAAGCTAACCAAGCTGCGCGCTTGCTGGCGCGATTCCTCTAG
- a CDS encoding nucleoside hydrolase — MRIPRVVADVDTGIDDALALIYLAHLHKQREIDLTVTTSAGNCTAQDAAANSVEVLRCCGVSLSTPIVPGAASPREVKLTTTPETHGPYGLGYWTAHRADHTQHGTDQDQHGTDQDQHGTDQDQRSSAQRGRVADHTQHRADQDQHGTDQDQRSSAQRGRVADHTQHSAEARQKNCGELVGSAEGFPGWDGTAQLAIAQWKKANPDYLLVAGPATNIAYAIEHAPEVLEDCTVVFMAGAFDYPGNTTATAEWNAWVDPHALRYALENWPNTAKPPLMCPLNQTERVLLYPDMLARWQRALGQDVQGRNTSEQRAQGQRALGQDAQEARGLETDALAQRISESDVDGQRVSQHPSELAQLMGDALRFYFEFHDSVGVGYCAQIHDLAAAQVMLGKVNYRSNIFDVFVETEGELRGTTMKRDRRDDQAVRGVVEVLEALEPEAVFREFERIILP, encoded by the coding sequence ATGAGAATCCCCCGCGTGGTTGCCGATGTCGATACCGGAATCGATGATGCTCTTGCCTTGATCTACCTCGCTCACCTGCATAAACAACGCGAAATTGATCTGACGGTTACTACCTCGGCGGGCAATTGCACGGCTCAAGATGCCGCCGCTAACTCCGTGGAAGTGCTGCGGTGCTGTGGGGTTTCTTTATCGACGCCCATCGTGCCCGGAGCTGCTTCTCCCCGGGAAGTAAAGCTCACCACTACACCGGAAACCCATGGGCCATACGGGCTGGGTTACTGGACCGCCCACCGTGCCGATCACACCCAGCACGGCACCGACCAGGACCAGCACGGCACCGACCAGGACCAGCACGGCACCGACCAGGACCAGCGGAGTTCTGCGCAGCGTGGGCGCGTTGCCGATCACACCCAGCACCGCGCCGACCAGGACCAGCACGGCACCGACCAGGACCAGCGGAGTTCTGCGCAGCGTGGGCGCGTTGCCGATCACACCCAGCATTCCGCTGAGGCTCGTCAAAAGAATTGTGGGGAGCTCGTCGGTTCAGCGGAAGGTTTTCCCGGCTGGGACGGCACGGCTCAATTGGCCATTGCTCAGTGGAAGAAAGCGAACCCCGACTATTTGCTGGTTGCCGGTCCTGCGACCAACATTGCATACGCTATTGAGCACGCCCCTGAGGTGCTTGAAGATTGCACTGTTGTCTTCATGGCAGGCGCTTTCGATTACCCAGGTAACACCACCGCAACTGCAGAGTGGAATGCATGGGTTGATCCGCATGCACTGCGGTATGCCTTGGAAAACTGGCCAAACACTGCGAAGCCGCCGCTGATGTGCCCGTTGAACCAGACGGAGAGAGTTCTGCTGTACCCAGATATGTTGGCGCGGTGGCAACGCGCATTGGGGCAGGACGTGCAGGGGCGCAATACCTCGGAACAGCGTGCGCAAGGGCAACGTGCATTGGGGCAGGACGCACAAGAAGCAAGAGGGCTGGAAACCGATGCGCTAGCACAACGTATATCGGAATCGGACGTCGATGGACAACGTGTGTCCCAGCACCCCTCCGAACTGGCGCAATTAATGGGGGACGCGCTCCGGTTCTACTTTGAATTCCACGACTCCGTGGGGGTGGGTTACTGCGCACAGATTCACGATCTTGCGGCGGCGCAAGTGATGTTGGGCAAGGTGAACTACCGATCCAACATATTCGATGTGTTCGTTGAAACCGAAGGCGAACTGCGCGGAACCACAATGAAGCGTGACCGTAGGGACGACCAGGCCGTACGGGGGGTGGTGGAGGTTCTCGAAGCTCTTGAACCCGAAGCAGTATTCCGAGAATTTGAGCGCATTATATTGCCCTAA